From the genome of Triticum aestivum cultivar Chinese Spring chromosome 3B, IWGSC CS RefSeq v2.1, whole genome shotgun sequence, one region includes:
- the LOC123065348 gene encoding uncharacterized protein, giving the protein MGRANCSVPLLLVLLAFLSCFFLAHAAVAGASGNRKMFLPREGAAAAAGSNDGGQAMLTTAEEVAVGGEMHLLLSDDEEMLARRVDLQTQDYPGSGANGRHDPRNPH; this is encoded by the exons ATGGGGAGGGCCAACTGCTCGGTTCCTCTCCTCCTGGTGCTGCTGGCCTTCCTCTCCTGCTTCTTCCTCGCCCACG CGGCGGTGGCCGGGGCCAGCGGCAACCGCAAGATGTTCCTGCCGAGGGAGGGAGCGGCAGCCGCCGCCGGGTCCAACGATGGTGGGCAGGCCATGCTGACGACGGCGGAGGAGGTGGCGGTCGGAGGAGAGATGCATCTGCTGCTGAGCGACGACGAGGAGATGTTGGCCAGAAGGGTGGACCTGCAGACACAGGACTACCCGGGGTCCGGGGCCAACGGCCGCCATGATCCACGAAACCCGCATTAA